ACAATGGTTGAATCGTGAAGTGAAAATCTGTAATTCCGCAATCTTCGATTATGGGAAACAACATGTAGACCTTAAGGGAATGGGTACAACATTATGTGCTGCTTTGATTACACATATTGGTATCTTTATTGTAAATATTGGAGATTCTCGTGCATATGCATGGTGGCATGCAGGTAAGATGAAACAGTTAACTGTCGATCATACACTTGTTAATGATATGTTAATGCATAACGAGATTACACCTGAGGAAGCCAAAACATTCCCACGTCGTAATGTTTTGACCAATGCACTAGGTGTTTGGGAAGATGTAAAGTGTGATATTACACATCATATCGAGAAGATTGATGGCTTACTTTTATGTAGTGATGGCCTACATGGCTATGTGTCAGAAAAGACAGTGTTACGCGTTGTGATTGATCCACATAAAGATCCTTCCTTACGTGCACGTAAGTTAATTAAACTAGCTTTAGAAGCTGGTGGTTTTGATAATACAACGGTTATCTTATTAGACTTTGTTGGAGGCTACACACTATGAACAAAAAGAATGTAGTCGCTAACCGTTATGAAGTTGTACAGCATATTGGACAAGGTGGTATGGCTGATGTATTTTTGGCTATCGATACCATTTTAAATCGTCACGTCGCAATCAAGATTTTACGCTCTGATCAAAGTACAGACGCGATTAGTATCTTACGTTTTGAACGTGAAGCACAGGCTGCCACAACATTAGCGCATCCAAATATTGTAGAAATCTATGACGTTGGTGAGTATAAGAATCATCACTATATCGTCATGGAATATGTGGATGGTAAGACGTTGAAGAAAGTGATTCGCGACCGTGCACCTTTATTAAATCTAGAAGCAGTCGATACGATGAAGCAGTTAACTTCTGCAGTTGCGGAAGCACATAAGCGTGGTATCATTCACCGGGATATTAAACCACAGAACGTCATTGTTAAGTCTGATGGTTCTTTGAAGATTTTGGATTTTGGTATCGCAACTGCCAAGGGTAGTGCACAATTAACACAGGCAAATAATGTTATGGGTTCTGTTCATTACTTAGCTCCAGAGCTTGCGAAGGGTGAACCAGCATCTCCACAATCAGATATCTATGCTTTAGGTATTGTATTCTATGAGATGTTAACAGGGGATGTTCCTTTTAAGGCAGACCAAGCTATACAGATTGCACTACAACATATGAGAGAGCCTATGCCAAGTGTACGTAAAGCGAATCCAAATGTTCCACAATCTGTAGAAAATATCATTATCCGTGCAACTGCGAAGAATCCAAAGCTACGTTATCAAAGCTGTGATGAAATGTTGAATGACCTAGAAAAGTGCATGTCACCAGAACATCAAAATGACAAGCCTTTTAGTCTGAATGATCCCATTGATAAGACACCAACCAAACAAGAAAAAGAAGATATAAAAGCAGGGATGACGAGAAGTACATCTCTTTCACGCATTGCGAATAAACGTACCAAAATCTATATCACCGCAATCTTAGTATTATTTGCGATGTTTGCGGTGATTGCTGGTTTATTCTTGGCAGGAATTCTACCACCGAAATCAAAGAATGTTACAGTTCCTAATGTATCAAATATGGATGTTGCACAAGCAACTGCAGCCCTTCAGGAACAAGACCTTGAAGTCGATCAAGATGATATTACATACCAGTTGTCGAAAGATAGTATTGAAGGGGTTGTCATTGGCACAGAACCTGCTAGTTCTAGTGAAGTAGAGCGTCATTCCAAGGTGAAACTCATTGTATCTAGTGGCGTTGGTCAAGAGATGCCAAACTATGTTGGGAAAAATATTGATGATGTAAAGGCATCACCACCTTCTGCGATTCACTTAATTGAGAAAGAAGAACAGAGTGATAAGAAACCTGGAACGATTATTCGCCAAGAAGGTGTTGCGGCTGGAGAGCTTTATGATACAGCAGGTGAAACAGATCTGACACTATACTATGTGCCATATATAAAGGTTACAATTCCAGCAGATATTATTGGTAAACCGATTGAAGATGCGACAGCACAATTAGAAGCTATGGGAGTAACTGTCGTACGTGCACACCGTGATACATCTGCGTTACCGCAGAGTGAAATTGATAAAATCAAAGTTGGTACTGTCATTGAGACAATGCCAGCTGCAGGTAGCGAATATACACAGAAAAAGGATAGTTATGTCACATTATACTTTTACTAAGGAGTGCTTATGATTGCACGAATCACGAAAATCGTATCGAAGAATTATCGTGTCTTAACTTCTGATAAGAAGTATTATGATGCGATTGTAATGGGAAAAGTGCGTCGTCAAGATGCGCCTGTTGCTGGAGATTTGGTAGAGTGTGAAGAGATTGATGGCCGCTATGTCATTCAGAAAATCATGCCACGAACCAATCGCTTGATACGACCAGCAGTAGCGAACGTTGACCAAGCACTCATTGTGATGAGTGTA
This genomic window from Solobacterium moorei contains:
- a CDS encoding Stp1/IreP family PP2C-type Ser/Thr phosphatase codes for the protein MKYYGITDKGLVRKSNQDSYVIATNVAGEVFAIVADGIGGNLGGDIASRMAVAHFSRVFSETEQFRDVDEVKQWLNREVKICNSAIFDYGKQHVDLKGMGTTLCAALITHIGIFIVNIGDSRAYAWWHAGKMKQLTVDHTLVNDMLMHNEITPEEAKTFPRRNVLTNALGVWEDVKCDITHHIEKIDGLLLCSDGLHGYVSEKTVLRVVIDPHKDPSLRARKLIKLALEAGGFDNTTVILLDFVGGYTL
- the pknB gene encoding Stk1 family PASTA domain-containing Ser/Thr kinase; this translates as MNKKNVVANRYEVVQHIGQGGMADVFLAIDTILNRHVAIKILRSDQSTDAISILRFEREAQAATTLAHPNIVEIYDVGEYKNHHYIVMEYVDGKTLKKVIRDRAPLLNLEAVDTMKQLTSAVAEAHKRGIIHRDIKPQNVIVKSDGSLKILDFGIATAKGSAQLTQANNVMGSVHYLAPELAKGEPASPQSDIYALGIVFYEMLTGDVPFKADQAIQIALQHMREPMPSVRKANPNVPQSVENIIIRATAKNPKLRYQSCDEMLNDLEKCMSPEHQNDKPFSLNDPIDKTPTKQEKEDIKAGMTRSTSLSRIANKRTKIYITAILVLFAMFAVIAGLFLAGILPPKSKNVTVPNVSNMDVAQATAALQEQDLEVDQDDITYQLSKDSIEGVVIGTEPASSSEVERHSKVKLIVSSGVGQEMPNYVGKNIDDVKASPPSAIHLIEKEEQSDKKPGTIIRQEGVAAGELYDTAGETDLTLYYVPYIKVTIPADIIGKPIEDATAQLEAMGVTVVRAHRDTSALPQSEIDKIKVGTVIETMPAAGSEYTQKKDSYVTLYFY